Proteins encoded by one window of Vitis vinifera cultivar Pinot Noir 40024 chromosome 10, ASM3070453v1:
- the LOC100251448 gene encoding proteasome subunit alpha type-4: protein MSRRYDSRTTIFSPEGRLYQVEYAMEAIGNAGTAIGILSKDGVVLVGEKKVTSKLLQTSTSTEKMYKIDDHVACAVAGIMSDANILINTARVQAQRYTYAYQEPMPVEQLVQSLCDTKQGYTQFGGLRPFGVSFLFAGWDKNFGFQLYMSDPSGNYGGWKAAAIGANNQAAQSMLKQDYKDDISREDAVQLALKVLSKTMDSTSLTSDKLELAEVFLSASGKVKYQVCSADALSKLLVKFGVTQPAAETS, encoded by the coding sequence ATGTCTCGGAGGTATGATAGCCGTACAACAATCTTTTCCCCTGAAGGGCGTCTCTACCAAGTCGAGTATGCAATGGAGGCCATTGGAAATGCAGGGACTGCAATTGGGATCCTGTCAAAGGATGGTGTTGTTTTGGTAGGTGAAAAGAAGGTCACTTCCAAACTCCTTCAAACCTCGACATCAACAGAGAAGATGTACAAGATTGATGATCATGTAGCATGTGCTGTTGCTGGGATCATGTCTGATGCCAACATCCTTATCAACACGGCCAGGGTCCAAGCCCAGCGCTACACCTACGCTTACCAAGAGCCAATGCCAGTCGAACAGCTGGTTCAGTCTCTATGTGACACCAAGCAAGGCTACACACAGTTTGGTGGGCTTCGACCCTTTGGTGTTTCGTTTCTGTTTGCAGGCTGGGATAAGAATTTCGGGTTCCAGCTCTACATGAGTGACCCTAGTGGAAACTATGGTGGATGGAAGGCTGCAGCAATTGGGGCAAACAATCAAGCAGCACAATCAATGCTTAAACAGGACTACAAAGACGACATCTCAAGAGAAGACGCAGTTCAGCTGGCACTGAAGGTACTGAGCAAGACAATGGACAGCACGAGCCTTACTTCGGACAAGCTGGAACTGGCTGAGGTATTCCTCTCTGCCTCTGGGAAAGTTAAGTACCAGGTATGCTCAGCCGACGCCCTGAGCAAGCTGCTGGTGAAGTTTGGAGTGACCCAACCGGCTGCTGAGACCTCTTGA
- the LOC100246302 gene encoding uncharacterized protein LOC100246302 → MSCLSNSHIRKKKMGNIRARTRECGSRRKVRASHRAAAAAAAVPEGGEDRILQMLERLMNSVDQLREEIAMGFERMDNRFDDIHALVQRMGQRSAAGESWVSALPGPSFRPFPPADRSS, encoded by the coding sequence ATGAGCTGCCTTTCCAATTCCCacattaggaaaaaaaaaatggggaacaTAAGAGCACGTACTAGAGAGTGTGGCAGTCGACGAAAGGTTAGAGCATCTCATcgtgctgctgctgctgctgctgctgtacCTGAGGGCGGTGAAGACCGGATCCTCCAGATGTTGGAGCGGTTGATGAACTCCGTGGACCAGCTTCGGGAGGAGATAGCCATGGGCTTTGAACGTATGGACAACCGATTTGATGACATACATGCCCTTGTTCAACGTATGGGCCAGAGATCAGCCGCAGGAGAGTCGTGGGTATCTGCTCTGCCCGGTCCAAGCTTCAGGCCGTTCCCTCCAGCAGACCGTTCGAGCTAG